The Castanea sativa cultivar Marrone di Chiusa Pesio chromosome 4, ASM4071231v1 sequence CACGCACGTCGATCTCGCCCACTGATCTCgctcttcctcctccctgtctcacctccctctctcagtttaatttgatttggccatggtgttttatttgatttttgtttgtttagaagttgatggattgtaatgttgtattataaaatttgtttggaatgtgagaaaatggttgagaaaatatgagaaatcagtaattaatttgcattttcagtatgttaccaaacacttgaaaatattttctaaagtattttttaaaatgccaccaaacatctacaaatattttccttttccgaaaatattttcctttcctgaaatcattttccggaattgctttactgtcgaaacaaacgcacccttagGGGCAAAAAATACTGCATTTCAATTTCACCAACCTATTGCAATTCAATGTTTCTAACAAAGGTTTTGAAAGTCCAATCCCTGATGTCAATGGCTGTTTCAACGCAAAAAGCTTCATGAGGGAATTCCACAAATTGCTACATCCTGTTACACACGATTGCACACTTACCGTACACAATGAAAACGTGTTTTGTATAATGGTGAAATTGTATtatgaaaacacaatttttgttAACGTGACATTGTATCTCATATACAGTGTATATAGGAAAATGTTTGGATTCAAACATATTTGGAGTCTTGGGAGCCTTGGGTTCTAAAAGCACTCACATCAACTGGTGTATTATAGAAAAATGggtaaaagttaaataattttgcCTAAAAATAACCCATTTTAGTGAGCGAAATTTACAAGTTTTGCCTAAATTTATAATTGTGGTGTATTACACGGTTATCGtagtaaatttttaaatttacattgacgttatttattttacattttatttttattatttatttatatattctgaggatgaagaaaaaaagtaaatggtGGTTATGTGTGAAGAAcgatgaacaattaaaaaaaattaagaaaattcaatatttgaataaaatgctatgtaaaatagataatctaatgTGTGATGGTTTgaaaagtatgtaaaatagaaaaaataggttcttatattaaaatagacagaaattttatgaatgctttAACTATTAATAGGAAGATAACATGTATCTCATCATGTGCAATGTACATAACTTATTTAACCCAACCAACCAAGTGCATTATATACTGCATATGACAAAGACTAATGTCATCTTACTGTTGGTGGTTAGAGCCCAAGGTGGTAGACATGTTTGAAGCCAAAATCTTCCATGTGTAAATAACTAAATACCACTACTCCTTCCAAATTATGTGGGAAACAACTCCAAACTTATGCCTTCTATCTACACCTACTATGTGCTAGTGTATAAAATACCCACTTTTTCAAGGTTTGAGTGATAAAAAATATGCATCATCTAATCTGttacacaaaaatttataaaatcatgagcatgtattatttaaaaaagtcaCATTACTTATTAAGATAacatttaatttcttaaaataatacacaaataattttatcaatagCTGCCTAGTATGTTAGAGGAAATAGGAAATGtccttcaaagtttaaaattataattttttttcccttaatataTATCTCACAATTATCAGGGTacattgttttaaaattttaaatgaaataacattttattgataattaaaTCCAAGAATAAAATCCCACTGTACTTTCTCCTTCTGGAATTTCCATGTATCCATTGCACCGGTCATTTACATGAgggactgagagagagagagagagagagagagagagagagagagaatcaatgGCGTTAAGGAAACTCCCAACTCAGTTCTTCCCTTCCCTCCAACACCAACTCCGACCCTTCTCTTCACTCAACCTCCCGAGCTTAGAGCCATCAAACGATGCCGAACTAGTATCCAAATTGCTCCTCCACCACCACAACCCATTCCACGCCATGGAGTCCTCACTCCAACTCCATGGCATCACACTCACTCCTCACCTCCTCCACCAAACTCTCCTCCGCCTCAAACACTCTTCCAAAATCGCCCTCGCTCTTTTCAACTACTCCAAATCGCTCCCTTCCCCTCCTCTCACCTGCACTTCCTTTCACATCCTCATTGACCTCTTAGCCAAAGTTCGCCAATTCGACCTCGCTTGGCAACTCATTGTCGAAATGGACCAACTTTCACTCTCTCCCACACCCACCACTTTCTTTATATTGATCCGTAGACTCATCTCTGCTGGTCTTACTCGCCAAGCTATTCGAGCTTTTGATGATATTCAAGGTTATACTCAGACTAAGACTAATAgtgatgatttttgttttttgttggaTACCCTTTGTAAGTATGGCTATGTTAAAGTTGCAACCGAggtttttaacaaaaagagaGATGGACTTTTGCCGGATGCGAAAATGTTTACCGTTTTGATATATGGGTGGTGTAAGATTGGTAGGATTGATATGGGGGAGAGGTTTTTGAATGACATGATAGGTAGAGGGATTGAGCCGAATGTGGTTACGTATAATGTGTTGTTGAATGGGATATGTAGGCGGGCGAGTTTGCATCCGGAAGGGAGGTTTGAGAGGACAATAAGGAATGCAGAGaaggtgtttgatgaaatgagGGAGAGAGGGATTGAGCCAGATGTGACTAGTTTTTCGATCGTGCTTCATGTGTATAGTCGGGCACATAAGCCCGAGTTGTCGCTTGATAAGTTGAGGTTGATGAAGGAGAAGGGGATTTGTCCGAGTGTGGCAACGTATACTTCGGTTGTTAAGTGTCTGTGTTCGTGTGGGAGCCTTGAGGACGCAGAGGAGTTACTTGGTGAGATGGTGAGGAATGGGGTTACTCCATGTGCAGCAacttataattgtttttttaaggaGTATAGGGGGAGAAAGGATGCTGATAGTGCTTTAAAGTTGTATAAAAAGATGAAGGAGGAGGGTTTGTTTGTGCCTAGCATGCACACATATAACATATTGGTGGGGATGTTTTTGAAGTTAAATCGTATGGGGATTGTGAAGGAGATATGGGATGATATGAAAGAGAGTGGAGTGGGACCTGATTTGGATTCGTATACAATGTTGATTCATGGTTTATGCGAGAAACAGAAGTGGAGAGAGGCTTGCCAGTTTTTTGTGGAGATGATAGAGAAGGGGTTTCTTCCTCAGAAGGTTACTTTCGAGACGCTTTACAAGGGCCTAATACAATCTGATATGTTGAGAACGTGGAGAAGATTAAAGAAGAAACTTGATGAAGAGTCTATAACATTTGGTTCAGAGTTTCAGAATTATCATTTGAAGCCGTATAGAAGATGATACACCATTGATCTGCAGATGTAATATGTGTTCTTCAGTAGGTACTTTTGAACTTTTTgacttatttgttatttgaaatttggTTTTGACTGGTTGTGGAATAATAAGTGATTTATCTTCTGAAATGGATTAGAGATGTACAAATGATTCTCAGTGAGAGCGTTGTTGGctatttgaaaatttatctGTCTCATATTTGTCCATGATTTCAATGAGAATAATTGCATTAAGTCTTCAATCATCACACTCAGTTCAGAGTTGATGTCATTTCCATTGCTGTAAATTTATAGTAGAATTAGGAAACTGAGATCCATGAGTTGGCCAAATGAGTGATACTATCCATGACGAactaatatttcttttaaatgaagttttaacttttgacaAATTAAAAAGGGGGGGAAGGGAGAAGAAAAACGAAACACATGCACAGACAATTTGTATAACTTAGCGAAAATTGCAGTGAGGTAATCATAAATTCCCTTCTATTTGTCAGATAGAATAGATATCCCTTTTTCTGGGTCATTGTTTTGTTGGCTCCCACATACTTGGACTACTgcttctttatattttctttttcccttttctcttttattttttgaagggtTGGGGAAgaccaaaatatttttggaaCTGAGAACTGTTTTCTTTTCAGAAAGTTCTCATCAATTTCACTTTGACTGGTGAGTGGAATGGAAGCTGGTAATGGAAGATTTTCATATTTCTGTTGCCTACAAATAGGTTTCATATATGCAGAGCTCAAGGTTTTTATAATAGATGGAGGTATtttgaatttatcttttctACTTTGCTTAATTGTTGCTTACAGCAGAAATTTTAGTGTGTTATTATATGCTTATCATGTGAATTTGTTGCTGAGGTtgagttttttttccccctctttgcTATTTTTAAGACAAATTGTAagcttaattttaatttgtcatGATTATGACAGGATGATGCTTACTTGGCCAAAACTTCAGCTTTTTAATCCACTGTATCAATAATTGGGTGGCCTTGCCCTTGGATCGTGCTGTTGTCCGAGGATTGGACACCAAAGAATTCTTTTAGTACATTCTTCTTTCAGTTTATTCACTTGCAGAAAAGATTGCAACTCATGCAATGATAAAGATCGTTTCAATTGAAATAGATAAGACGATACGTGACAGGACATCGGCATTGGTATCAGATCATAACATAAACAAGTTTCAAGAAGAAGTCCTTGCGTGGCCAACTAATCATGACTGACTTATACCATCAGGAGTACTTGATTTAATTGGAAAGTACAGGAGGAGCGGGGGAGAGCTAAAATGATATGCTGAGAGAGAAGTCATTACGGCACCTTGGTTCAGCAACTGATAGGCCTTAAATGAAGTTTAATAGCAAAAGAACGTTATGTAAGCAACTGTGAATACTATAGATTTAGtaaatgtatttttgtttttaaaaaaataggcCTATAGGTTTGGCAGTCGATTTTGGTTTATAGTTTTTACTTCACTATACATTTATGTACTTCCACGTGTCATCATTGGATATTTATTAAGAATCACTGACCTCCAAAATTAACTAGCTTAATTTTATATACACGTGCACTGCACGTGGATAAATGTTTATCTTCAAAGAACATTTATGATTTAATAACGATGCAAATTACCATGAAGCCTGGGTAATATATTCtccatttttgtttgtttgtttgatcaTTGGGCTACACAATGGAGGTTAACCCTGTGTCTTATGGCCTTAGTTTGtcacaaatacaaaattattatacTAATAATACTTGGTGAAAATAGTGCAAGTACCTACCTaattatgaaattaataaataatttaagctCATAAACCACCTGGGAGAAAATTCTAGTGATTTTGATGTCAAACACCTGATTTGAAATCCAATTACCTACAGCTTGAGTTTGCAAAGTTCGTTCATGCATCTTAAGTGGGACATTGACTCTCGGTTCCATCAAACTTTTTCTTGATAGGCAGCTTAAATTTAGATGATGTTTGAGCATTAAGGAAATTGGACATTCTAGACTTTtgattgtaagttgtaacaacccataatttatcattttaataatttatgtcATATTGACTTGTGCACATTATAAGGAgagattaaaattttatgaacGTGAGAGTCTTAAGTGCACAATGACAAAAAAGAGGGGGATTTGTGAGTggctatatataaaagagaaagtaaatAACTAATTGAGCCTCGATAGACTAAAAACCCTAGCCCATAatctaattaaacaaaaaaaattatgcaaatgttTGGGGTGACTAAATTTAGGCTGCATTTGTTTTGACTGAAATTGATagcaagaaaatatttttcgcAATTGCAAATATTTGGGGTGACTAAGATTACTGGTCAACCACAAATTATTACATTGACCTTAAAATAGAGACTTAGggcacaaaaaaatttatgctttTATTTGCGGCATGATGTAAGTTGGGATTGTATCCTCTTTTATATGTTTGGTAATACCACAAACTCtaattccaactttttttaaaactgtttttaatttttttaagaggaGTTCGGGATTTGTGGCTTGATGTAAGTTGCATTATCTTGAGATGGGATTGTGAAACCAAAGACTTAGCGGTGAATTTGGAGTCCAATTAATAGTTTGGTTTTGCCAAAGGAATTGGGATCAAAGGAAAATTGCAGGGATCAGCTTAAGATAGATCTTGATTTTTGTTCATAACTGATAAATCAGCACAATGGTGCTTTAGTTAGTAGCAAACAGTACTTAATAGTATAGAAAACCTACATTTGACATTGAGAGTCTTGTTATTGCAAATCTAAAAAGCTAAAGAGCATAGAAAATTTCACCCAACGCATCTCATTTCTATTCAGTGTGGCATCTTACTCTGTTTAGAAACATGCTcctccaaaatttaatttgaaaagcTTGGTTACAACAGCCATTAACCTGCAGGAAGTGCTTTGGAGATGCAATCACCTGGTCTGCTCAGTGATTAAGAAAGATATATGTAATTGAATTGAAATGATGAGGTTGCAAAGGGACATACATACAGCATTGACACAAGTTTAGAACCAAACAGTAGAATTTCAGTATTCTTAATGTTGGCAGTCCTGCTCAGTACAAATGGTTCAGTCACTAAGGAAAAATGGCCATGAAATGAGGGTAGATACGGGGCGGGTATAATGGAAAGACAGAATTAAGTTAATGTTTCTTCTTTTATCATCATTATTTTGAGAACAGAAGATAGCATTGCCAACATAGGAGACTTTTATCCAGGTTGAAAGCGGAAATGGGCAAGAGTGATgccaaaacaaaattcaaagtaGCAAGGGAAGACATCAAAAACCTACGAGTTAACAAAGCTTATGTTGCTAGATACAGTTAATTGTAGAAGAAAGTATTTTGTAGCAGAAAACTCAACCATTTTGGACAAAAGGCTGCAGAATTGATACCGTGTATTTAGATAGGGCATACAAGAGTATGACTCCATACAGCCTCATCCCCAACACTTAGACTTGGCTACATAAACCCTAATCCATTATTCAACTCAAGTTAAGGTGTTTTCCAATGTCAAACATAGGCCATCATGCCTTTCCCACAACCTCAATAACAAGTTTTCATTTGGTTTGACATGCCCTCCTACTCCTAGTGCCTCTAACTTGAATCGAACACTCTTTTTTCCTAATGCAGTCCTTCACCTTTGCTGCACATGCGAATAAAATTGTACTTTGAAATGATTCTGGGATTAAACATTAGGATATCTTTGTAATACATTGTACTATCATAAAGAAATGCCTTAATAACTTGGAGAATAAGTTTTCAATATAGAAAACCCACGAACTACCTCTTTcagtcaaaaaagaaaacccacgAACTAATTTAAATACCAATCACACCCAAAAATGTAAGCAAATCATGGGAAGCtcaattttcttatcaaatatagAGTTTTAATGGCTTTTTGACTTGAATAaatgaattacaaaataaaaatgagtacGTGATTGTGGGGTGCAGTAACATTCTTCACAATACAAATTGCATaaattctatttttaataaatctaaAATATGCAAATAAACTTGCATATTCACATTTGCATTAACCCAGTATGCTGAAAAAAATATTGGAGACAAAAgccaaaattaaattagagacggaccaaaattaaatttaactcATAGTTGTGGGAGTGGGACATTAAGAACACAAAAGTGATGcttaaaacaaaaatgcaaCTCTCCCCATTCCCCTTAACAATAGTGAAGCAAGATAGAACAGAGTATAATGCATAGCTTAACTGTAAGGCAGGAAAGCACAGTTTGCTGATGTTGATCTATcatgacaaaaaataaacaaaggaCAAACCTTGACTGTCCAATGTAATGGATATATGATAGGGGATAAGAATACgtcattgaaagagaaaaagtattaaaaaggaaccttatattttttacaatcaTTCAAAGCCTCAGGGAGAGCCATTGAGAAAAAATTAAGGTCCATGACCCATTGACCCGAGGAAAGTTTACAATATACAccttgattatattttttaatatcaatagttttattttaaaagaaagatgGTGAAGCCCTAACACACAGAGAGTATATAAGATTACCACCAAAGAATTAACATCTAAagttacaaatatatatatatatatatatatatatatatatatatatatatatatatatatatatatatataaattaatagaaTAATTATAGGCTTAATCCCCAATATCCTTTGACCATTGAAACCAAGATCTTAAGAATAAAACGAAGAAAGTAGTGACCACATCAAATGTTCTAGCATTatgctcc is a genomic window containing:
- the LOC142630834 gene encoding pentatricopeptide repeat-containing protein At2g13420, mitochondrial-like; translated protein: MALRKLPTQFFPSLQHQLRPFSSLNLPSLEPSNDAELVSKLLLHHHNPFHAMESSLQLHGITLTPHLLHQTLLRLKHSSKIALALFNYSKSLPSPPLTCTSFHILIDLLAKVRQFDLAWQLIVEMDQLSLSPTPTTFFILIRRLISAGLTRQAIRAFDDIQGYTQTKTNSDDFCFLLDTLCKYGYVKVATEVFNKKRDGLLPDAKMFTVLIYGWCKIGRIDMGERFLNDMIGRGIEPNVVTYNVLLNGICRRASLHPEGRFERTIRNAEKVFDEMRERGIEPDVTSFSIVLHVYSRAHKPELSLDKLRLMKEKGICPSVATYTSVVKCLCSCGSLEDAEELLGEMVRNGVTPCAATYNCFFKEYRGRKDADSALKLYKKMKEEGLFVPSMHTYNILVGMFLKLNRMGIVKEIWDDMKESGVGPDLDSYTMLIHGLCEKQKWREACQFFVEMIEKGFLPQKVTFETLYKGLIQSDMLRTWRRLKKKLDEESITFGSEFQNYHLKPYRR